One region of Streptomyces sp. CG4 genomic DNA includes:
- a CDS encoding O-methyltransferase, giving the protein MSDSRLWDDVDDYFINQLAPDDEALQAAQRENDAAGLPQIAVTAAQGKFLQLLAQVQGARHILEIGTLGGYSTIWLARALPEDGRLVSLEYDARHAEVATRNIARAGLDRIAEVRVGPALESLPKLADENPAPFDLVFIDADKANNPHYVEWALRLTRAGSVIVLDNVVRDGRVADPGCTEPDVVGTRAAIELIASHPRLTGTAIQTVGSKGYDGFALARVLG; this is encoded by the coding sequence ATGAGCGACTCCCGGCTCTGGGACGACGTCGACGACTACTTCATCAACCAACTCGCTCCGGACGACGAGGCGCTGCAGGCGGCCCAGCGGGAGAACGACGCCGCCGGACTGCCGCAGATCGCCGTCACGGCGGCACAGGGCAAGTTCCTCCAGCTGCTCGCCCAGGTGCAGGGCGCGCGGCACATCCTGGAGATCGGCACACTCGGCGGCTACAGCACGATCTGGCTGGCCCGCGCCCTGCCCGAGGACGGCAGACTGGTGTCGCTGGAGTACGACGCCCGGCACGCCGAGGTGGCGACCCGGAACATCGCCCGGGCGGGCCTGGACCGGATCGCGGAGGTGCGGGTGGGCCCGGCCCTGGAGTCGCTGCCCAAGCTCGCCGACGAGAACCCGGCCCCGTTCGACCTGGTGTTCATCGACGCCGACAAGGCGAACAACCCGCACTACGTGGAGTGGGCGCTGCGGCTCACCCGTGCCGGCAGCGTGATCGTCCTGGACAACGTGGTGCGCGACGGCCGGGTCGCCGACCCGGGCTGCACCGAGCCCGACGTCGTGGGCACGCGTGCCGCGATCGAGCTGATCGCCTCCCATCCGCGGCTGACCGGCACGGCGATCCAGACGGTCGGCAGCAAGGGCTACGACGGCTTCGCGCTGGCCCGCGTGCTCGGGTGA
- a CDS encoding DUF2330 domain-containing protein: MKNARARILTLVLSLLGVQLTWLIAPAYACGCGAMVPDPAARISVSDEQSVLRWDGRQEQIVMRLTVHGDARHAAWIMPVPHRATVTLGDPALFDQLAEAVQPVRRTRYHFWPKNGDWPFDDHNMSAKAPAPGAGAAVGVVGRQRLGPFDVARLTATDPAALGDWLHTHGFVLPARLKTALQPYVDRHWEYVAVRLAPEADGSGSTGGAALHGALDPLHLTFAADGPVYPMRLSRLASTPQSLALYVLAAHRMATRTTIGGLQPSVHFAGRVHPHDGTLGKLAAGTPYLTALTQEFPEPALISGDHELVRAATDTPVQQVIYEDRLREVGGFPAWLLTVGGAPALAGAVIVVRRRRRPVIPPPPVQPPPPIAPSAPVD; encoded by the coding sequence GTGAAAAACGCCCGCGCCCGCATACTCACCCTGGTCCTCAGCCTCCTCGGGGTCCAGCTGACCTGGCTCATCGCCCCCGCCTACGCCTGCGGGTGCGGAGCGATGGTGCCGGACCCGGCGGCACGGATTTCCGTCAGCGACGAGCAGTCCGTGCTGCGCTGGGACGGCCGGCAGGAGCAGATCGTGATGCGGCTGACGGTGCACGGCGACGCGCGACACGCCGCCTGGATCATGCCCGTCCCGCACCGCGCCACCGTCACCCTCGGCGACCCCGCGCTCTTCGACCAGCTGGCCGAGGCCGTCCAGCCCGTCCGCCGCACCCGGTATCACTTCTGGCCGAAGAACGGCGACTGGCCCTTCGACGACCACAACATGTCCGCCAAGGCCCCCGCACCGGGCGCCGGCGCCGCCGTCGGCGTGGTCGGCCGCCAGCGGCTCGGCCCCTTCGACGTGGCTCGGCTGACCGCCACCGACCCGGCCGCCCTCGGCGACTGGCTGCACACCCACGGCTTCGTCCTGCCCGCCCGCCTGAAGACGGCCCTGCAGCCGTACGTCGACCGGCACTGGGAGTACGTGGCCGTCCGCCTCGCCCCGGAGGCCGACGGCAGCGGCAGCACCGGCGGCGCCGCGCTGCACGGTGCGCTGGACCCCCTCCACCTCACCTTCGCCGCCGACGGCCCGGTGTACCCGATGCGGCTGTCCCGCCTGGCGAGCACCCCGCAGTCGCTCGCCCTGTACGTCCTCGCCGCGCACCGCATGGCGACGCGCACGACGATCGGCGGCCTCCAGCCCAGCGTGCACTTCGCGGGCCGCGTCCACCCGCACGACGGCACCCTCGGCAAGCTGGCCGCCGGCACGCCGTATCTGACCGCGCTCACCCAGGAGTTCCCCGAGCCGGCCCTCATCTCCGGCGACCACGAACTGGTCCGGGCCGCCACCGACACCCCGGTCCAGCAGGTGATCTACGAAGACCGGCTGCGCGAGGTCGGCGGGTTCCCGGCCTGGCTGCTCACGGTGGGCGGTGCGCCGGCACTGGCCGGTGCCGTGATCGTCGTACGGCGACGGCGGCGGCCGGTGATCCCGCCGCCGCCCGTGCAGCCTCCGCCCCCCATCGCCCCGTCGGCGCCCGTCGACTGA
- a CDS encoding MFS transporter encodes MATATAVSPLPKTPRAAQARGDVTVTDPALVKRAVKAAALGNAMEWFDFGVYSYIAVTLGKVFFPTGNPTAQLLSTFGAFAAAFLVRPLGGMVFGPLGDRVGRQKVLALTMIMMAAGTFAIGLIPSYASIGVGAPLLLLAARLVQGFSTGGEYAGASTFIAEYAPDKKRGFFGSWLEFGTLAGYIGGAGLVTLMTALLSSHDLVSWGWRIPFLIAGPMGIIGLYLRMRLEETPAFAAELEKAEASRPKAGLREMVAGQWRALLLCMALVLVFNVTDYMLLSYMPSYLTSELKYDETHGLLVVLGVMVLMMVVQPFAGALTDRIGRRPVIAAGCAGFLFLSIPALLLIRQGSLLAVALGMGALGLLLVCFTAAMPAALPALFPTRVRYGSLSIGFNVSVSLFGGTTPLVVTALIGATGNMMMPAYYMMAAAVVGGFAVWRMSESAGLPLPGSAPSVEGRRAP; translated from the coding sequence TTGGCGACCGCCACAGCCGTCTCCCCGCTTCCGAAGACCCCGCGTGCCGCACAGGCCCGCGGCGACGTCACCGTCACCGACCCCGCACTGGTCAAGCGCGCCGTGAAGGCGGCCGCGCTCGGCAACGCGATGGAGTGGTTCGACTTCGGTGTCTACAGCTACATCGCGGTCACCCTGGGCAAGGTCTTCTTCCCGACCGGCAACCCGACCGCGCAGCTGCTGTCGACCTTCGGCGCCTTCGCGGCGGCCTTCCTGGTCCGGCCGCTCGGTGGCATGGTCTTCGGTCCGCTGGGCGACCGCGTGGGCCGCCAGAAGGTGCTCGCCCTCACGATGATCATGATGGCGGCGGGCACGTTCGCGATCGGCCTGATCCCGTCGTACGCGTCGATCGGTGTGGGCGCGCCGCTGCTGCTGCTCGCCGCGCGGCTGGTGCAGGGCTTCTCGACCGGTGGTGAGTACGCGGGCGCGTCGACCTTCATCGCCGAGTACGCCCCGGACAAGAAGCGCGGGTTCTTCGGCAGCTGGCTGGAGTTCGGCACGCTGGCGGGCTACATCGGCGGTGCGGGTCTGGTCACCCTGATGACCGCGCTGCTGTCCTCGCACGATCTGGTGTCGTGGGGCTGGCGGATCCCGTTCCTGATCGCGGGCCCGATGGGCATCATCGGTCTCTATCTGCGGATGCGGCTTGAGGAGACCCCGGCGTTCGCCGCCGAGCTGGAGAAGGCGGAGGCGTCCCGGCCGAAGGCGGGGCTGCGCGAGATGGTGGCGGGCCAGTGGCGGGCGCTGCTGCTGTGCATGGCCCTGGTGCTGGTCTTCAACGTCACCGACTACATGCTGCTGTCGTACATGCCGAGCTATCTGACCAGTGAGCTGAAGTACGACGAGACGCATGGCCTGCTGGTCGTGCTGGGCGTGATGGTGCTGATGATGGTCGTGCAGCCGTTCGCGGGCGCGCTGACGGACCGGATCGGCCGGCGCCCGGTGATCGCGGCGGGCTGCGCGGGCTTCCTGTTCCTGTCGATTCCCGCGCTGCTGCTGATCCGGCAGGGCAGCCTGCTCGCCGTCGCGCTGGGCATGGGCGCGCTGGGTCTGCTGCTGGTGTGTTTCACGGCGGCGATGCCGGCCGCGCTGCCCGCGCTCTTCCCGACGCGGGTGCGTTACGGCTCGCTGTCCATCGGCTTCAACGTCTCCGTGTCCCTGTTCGGCGGGACGACTCCGCTGGTCGTGACCGCGCTGATCGGGGCGACGGGGAACATGATGATGCCCGCGTACTACATGATGGCGGCGGCTGTCGTGGGCGGGTTCGCCGTGTGGCGGATGTCGGAGTCCGCGGGGCTGCCGTTGCCGGGTTCGGCGCCGTCGGTGGAGGGCCGCCGAGCGCCGTAG
- a CDS encoding bifunctional glycosyltransferase 87/phosphatase PAP2 family protein, with the protein MANVEHSGRPADTFPSATAEARLRVARLGLWAVAAILAVRQLAVVLSTPSGERLTDLETWVGPHGVLHVNGSIYDSTRFTGTPFGGLVLKPLTRSAQAALGWGWTFGTLLLVVALGLIAARALPQPIGRRTSLLAAPVAVSLLMLSLPVRNALWLGQTSIIPVLLVLLGCFTVRGERGSGLCIGLAAALQPTVLLFAPLLWFTGRRRATAATAGTFAACTALAWAALPHDSYAYWVHHMAGTGLGGKADALGNQSLHGALLRLGLTGSPEIALFLLLAAAVAALALRRAVHYAHDGQLLLAVAITGCAAIAVSPTAWQHQLLWVLLATVGRVGKRASDRYVWPVAVVLVTTLPAKMMLPNTPVMYPLRDNLVLLAALAAATAVPFLSRTSPSYRTPIPTQYATTVPSRFRRVPLLPFLRRVLTRPNLLLELLLIRVVYAAYQQVRLAATGGTNSGGRARAEHHGHIVLDIERFLHIDIEHAINHAVVKVDWLRGFFDFYYESFHFVAPLTVLAVLYWRRPVDYRWARASLGFATFLALIGFWLFPLAPPRLMPHLGVIDTVHGVQDFSKPDYGTLTALTNQYAAMPSLHFGWALWCGVVIAIIAPKRWMKALGLLHPLFTVSAIVATGNHWVLDAVGGAAVVSAGFGLSYVFQGPRARVEREAMPTLVSARSGDPALEPDRLSGPGR; encoded by the coding sequence GTGGCGAACGTGGAGCACAGCGGGAGACCGGCGGACACCTTCCCAAGCGCCACGGCCGAGGCCCGGCTGCGCGTCGCCCGGCTGGGCCTGTGGGCGGTGGCCGCGATCCTCGCCGTACGGCAGCTGGCCGTCGTCCTCAGTACGCCGAGCGGCGAGCGGCTGACCGACCTGGAGACCTGGGTGGGACCCCACGGCGTCCTCCATGTGAACGGCTCGATCTACGACTCGACCCGCTTCACCGGCACCCCCTTCGGGGGCCTCGTCCTCAAGCCCCTCACCCGCTCCGCGCAGGCCGCCCTCGGCTGGGGCTGGACCTTCGGCACCCTGCTGCTGGTCGTCGCCCTCGGCCTGATCGCCGCCCGCGCGCTGCCCCAGCCGATCGGCCGCCGCACCTCCCTGCTGGCCGCGCCGGTCGCCGTCAGCCTGCTCATGCTGTCGCTGCCGGTCCGCAACGCCCTGTGGCTCGGCCAGACCAGCATCATCCCGGTCCTGCTCGTCCTGCTCGGCTGCTTCACCGTGCGCGGAGAACGCGGGAGCGGCCTGTGCATAGGCCTGGCGGCGGCTCTGCAGCCGACCGTGCTGCTCTTCGCCCCGTTGCTCTGGTTCACCGGTCGCCGCCGGGCCACGGCCGCCACGGCCGGCACCTTCGCCGCCTGCACCGCGCTCGCCTGGGCGGCACTGCCGCACGACTCGTACGCGTACTGGGTGCACCACATGGCCGGGACGGGCCTCGGCGGCAAGGCCGACGCCCTCGGCAACCAGTCGCTGCACGGCGCCCTGCTCCGCCTGGGCCTCACCGGCTCCCCGGAGATCGCCCTCTTCCTCCTGCTCGCCGCCGCCGTCGCGGCCCTCGCCCTGCGCCGCGCCGTCCACTACGCCCACGACGGCCAGCTGCTGCTCGCCGTCGCCATCACCGGCTGCGCCGCCATCGCCGTGTCCCCCACGGCCTGGCAGCACCAGCTGCTGTGGGTGCTGCTCGCGACCGTCGGCCGGGTCGGCAAGCGGGCCTCCGACCGCTACGTCTGGCCGGTCGCCGTCGTCCTCGTCACCACGCTCCCGGCGAAGATGATGCTGCCGAACACGCCGGTGATGTACCCGTTGCGCGACAACCTCGTCCTGCTCGCCGCGCTCGCCGCCGCCACGGCCGTCCCCTTCCTGTCCCGGACGTCCCCCTCCTACCGGACCCCGATCCCCACGCAGTACGCGACGACCGTCCCGTCCCGCTTCCGGCGCGTCCCGCTCCTGCCCTTCCTCCGCCGCGTCCTGACCCGCCCGAACCTGCTGCTGGAACTGCTGCTCATCCGGGTCGTCTACGCCGCCTACCAGCAGGTCCGCCTCGCCGCGACCGGCGGCACCAACTCCGGGGGCCGGGCGCGCGCCGAGCACCACGGGCACATCGTGCTGGACATCGAGCGGTTCCTGCACATCGACATCGAGCACGCGATCAACCACGCCGTGGTGAAGGTCGACTGGCTGCGGGGCTTCTTCGACTTCTACTACGAGTCCTTCCACTTCGTCGCCCCGCTGACCGTCCTCGCCGTCCTCTACTGGCGCCGCCCCGTCGACTACCGCTGGGCCCGCGCCTCCCTCGGCTTCGCCACCTTCCTCGCCCTGATCGGCTTCTGGCTCTTCCCGCTGGCCCCGCCGCGCCTGATGCCCCACCTCGGCGTGATCGACACCGTGCACGGCGTCCAGGACTTCTCCAAGCCGGACTACGGCACCCTGACCGCCCTCACCAACCAGTACGCGGCGATGCCGTCGCTGCACTTCGGCTGGGCCCTGTGGTGCGGAGTGGTCATCGCGATCATCGCCCCGAAGCGGTGGATGAAGGCCCTCGGCCTCCTGCACCCCCTGTTCACCGTCTCGGCCATCGTCGCCACCGGCAACCACTGGGTACTGGACGCGGTGGGCGGCGCGGCGGTGGTGAGCGCGGGCTTCGGGCTGTCGTACGTGTTCCAGGGCCCGCGAGCCCGTGTGGAAAGGGAAGCGATGCCGACGCTCGTGTCGGCGCGCTCAGGCGACCCCGCACTCGAACCAGACCGACTTTCCGGCCCCGGCCGGTGA
- a CDS encoding ATP-binding protein: MNLTVGEHSVRHIRRIVRSLLHEWRLTELTFAVELGVSELVTNVVRHVPDRRCTILIARQTAGVRAEVTDGFGQLPVTGTGLDQESESGRGLLLLDAVVDKWGVSPAGAGKSVWFECGVA; the protein is encoded by the coding sequence ATGAACCTCACCGTGGGCGAGCACTCCGTACGCCACATCCGCCGCATCGTCCGCTCGCTGCTCCACGAATGGCGGCTGACGGAGCTGACGTTCGCCGTGGAGCTGGGTGTCAGCGAGCTGGTCACCAACGTCGTACGGCACGTGCCCGACCGTCGCTGCACCATTCTGATCGCGCGGCAGACCGCGGGCGTACGGGCCGAGGTGACCGATGGTTTCGGTCAACTTCCCGTAACCGGAACGGGTTTGGACCAGGAGTCGGAGAGCGGGCGCGGCCTCCTCCTGCTGGACGCCGTGGTCGACAAGTGGGGCGTGTCACCGGCCGGGGCCGGAAAGTCGGTCTGGTTCGAGTGCGGGGTCGCCTGA
- a CDS encoding helix-turn-helix transcriptional regulator, which translates to MVNINTLDPSASPLDYYGFELRRFREAAGLTQRQLGDIINYTGSMVGQVETARKLPTLDFSQRADAALCTGGLLTRLHPLVMRSQLPAWFQEVAELEVRAVEICSFQTHMILGLLQTPAYARAVLGALDRNDLDDRTAVRLARQNVFEKEEPPVFWAVLSEAALCLEIGGRDTMRGQLAYLLTFEDNPRINIQVLPFSAGAHAGLTGSFDLYRFAGDPTILYTESFRSGHPTANPETVKECSLRYDHLQASALSLKDSAELIRRVMEDRYGEQVA; encoded by the coding sequence ATGGTGAACATCAACACCCTCGACCCGAGCGCCTCACCGCTCGACTACTACGGCTTCGAGTTGCGGCGCTTCCGGGAGGCGGCGGGGCTCACACAGAGGCAGCTCGGGGACATCATCAACTACACGGGGTCGATGGTCGGCCAGGTGGAGACGGCACGGAAGCTGCCGACGCTCGACTTCAGCCAGCGGGCGGATGCGGCGCTGTGCACGGGTGGGTTACTGACGCGGTTGCATCCGCTGGTGATGCGGAGTCAGCTTCCGGCTTGGTTCCAGGAGGTGGCTGAGCTGGAGGTGCGCGCTGTTGAGATCTGTTCCTTCCAGACGCACATGATCCTGGGTCTGCTCCAGACTCCGGCGTACGCGCGTGCCGTCCTCGGAGCGCTGGACCGGAACGACCTCGACGATCGCACCGCCGTCCGGCTGGCGCGCCAGAACGTCTTCGAGAAGGAGGAACCGCCGGTTTTCTGGGCAGTACTCAGCGAGGCCGCACTGTGCTTGGAGATCGGTGGCCGGGACACTATGCGAGGCCAACTGGCTTACCTGTTGACCTTCGAGGACAACCCACGGATCAACATCCAGGTGCTGCCATTTTCGGCCGGAGCACACGCGGGTCTCACCGGCTCGTTCGACCTCTACCGGTTTGCAGGCGACCCCACCATTCTCTATACCGAGAGCTTCCGCAGTGGGCATCCCACGGCGAACCCGGAAACGGTCAAAGAGTGCTCGCTCCGTTACGATCATCTCCAAGCCTCCGCACTCTCCCTCAAGGACTCGGCGGAGTTGATCCGGCGCGTGATGGAGGACCGCTATGGAGAGCAAGTGGCGTAA
- a CDS encoding DUF397 domain-containing protein: MESKWRKSSYSSDQGGQCIEVAELAEATVAIRDSKTPAGPILTLDPATFTTFVNWASTGAE; encoded by the coding sequence ATGGAGAGCAAGTGGCGTAAGTCCAGCTACAGCAGCGACCAGGGCGGCCAGTGCATCGAGGTCGCCGAGTTGGCGGAAGCCACTGTCGCCATCCGCGACAGCAAGACCCCGGCGGGACCGATCCTCACCCTCGACCCCGCCACCTTCACCACCTTCGTGAACTGGGCCTCTACAGGCGCTGAATGA
- a CDS encoding steroid 3-ketoacyl-CoA thiolase, translating to MAAEPVIVEAVRTPIGKRGGALANLHPAYLLGETYRELLGRTGIPADAVEQIVGGTVTHAGEQSMNPARTAWLTMGLPYETAATTVDCQCGSSQQASHMVANMVAGGVIDVGISCGVEAMSRVPLGSGSKHGPGKPFPDEWNVDLPNQFEAAERIARHRGLTREDVDALGLVSQERAALAWAEERFKRETFAVQVPTTEEEQYAGQGMWRLVDKDEGLRDTSMEALAGLKPVMPTAVHTAGNSSQISDGAAAIMWASKRMARALKLRPRARIVAQALVGADPHFHLDGPIDATRAVLGKAGMSLKDIDLVEINEAFASVVLSWAQVFEQNLDKVNVNGGGIALGHPVGATGARLITTALHELERTDKEFALITMCAGGGLATGTIIQRL from the coding sequence ATGGCCGCCGAACCCGTGATCGTCGAAGCCGTCCGCACCCCGATCGGCAAGCGCGGCGGTGCGCTCGCCAATCTGCACCCCGCCTATCTCCTGGGCGAGACCTACCGTGAACTCCTCGGCCGCACCGGCATCCCCGCCGACGCGGTCGAGCAGATCGTCGGCGGCACGGTCACCCACGCCGGCGAACAGTCCATGAACCCCGCGCGCACGGCCTGGCTGACCATGGGCCTGCCGTACGAGACGGCCGCGACGACCGTCGACTGCCAGTGCGGCTCCTCCCAGCAGGCCTCGCACATGGTCGCCAACATGGTCGCGGGCGGCGTCATCGACGTCGGCATCAGCTGCGGAGTCGAGGCGATGTCCCGCGTTCCGCTGGGGTCGGGCTCGAAGCACGGCCCCGGAAAACCGTTCCCGGACGAGTGGAACGTCGACCTCCCCAATCAGTTCGAGGCCGCCGAACGGATCGCCCGGCACCGGGGGTTGACGAGGGAGGACGTGGACGCACTGGGGCTGGTGTCGCAGGAGCGGGCGGCGCTGGCCTGGGCGGAGGAGCGCTTCAAGCGCGAGACGTTCGCCGTGCAGGTGCCGACGACCGAGGAGGAGCAGTACGCCGGTCAGGGCATGTGGCGGCTCGTGGACAAGGACGAGGGCCTGCGGGACACGTCGATGGAGGCGCTGGCGGGCCTGAAACCGGTGATGCCGACGGCCGTCCATACGGCGGGCAACTCGTCGCAGATCTCGGACGGGGCCGCAGCCATCATGTGGGCGTCGAAACGGATGGCGCGAGCGCTGAAGCTGAGGCCCCGCGCACGGATCGTCGCTCAGGCACTGGTCGGCGCCGACCCGCACTTCCACCTCGACGGCCCGATCGACGCGACGCGCGCGGTGCTCGGCAAGGCGGGGATGTCCCTGAAGGACATCGACCTCGTGGAGATCAACGAGGCTTTCGCGTCCGTGGTGTTGAGCTGGGCCCAGGTCTTCGAACAGAACCTGGACAAGGTCAACGTGAACGGCGGTGGGATTGCCCTGGGCCACCCGGTGGGAGCGACGGGCGCCCGCCTGATCACCACCGCCCTGCACGAACTGGAGCGCACGGACAAGGAGTTCGCGCTCATCACCATGTGCGCGGGCGGTGGACTGGCTACCGGGACGATCATTCAGCGCCTGTAG
- a CDS encoding cytochrome P450, translated as MHCPALPDGFDLTDPDLLHHRVPLPEFAELRRTEPVRWIPQPHGIAGFADTGYWAVTRHADVRHVSTHPELFSSTLNTAIIRFNEHIERDAIDAQRLILLNMDPPEHTRVRQIVQRGFTPRSIRALEERLRERAQAIVAGARARSGPFDFVTEVACELPLQAIAELIGVPQEDRSKIFDWSNKMIAYDDPEYAITEEVGAESATEIIAYAMNMAAERKKCPAHDIVTTLVAAEDEGNLNSDEFGFFVLMLAVAGNETTRNAITHGMHAFLTHPEQWELFKRERPATTAEEIVRWATPVNAFQRTATQDTELSGVPIKKGARVGLFYASANHDPEVFTDPDAFDITRDPNPHLGFGGGGPHFCLGKSLAVLEIDLIFGAIADAMPGLRLADAPRRLRSAWINGVKELQVTTG; from the coding sequence ATGCACTGCCCCGCGCTGCCCGACGGGTTCGACCTCACCGACCCCGACCTGCTGCACCACCGCGTGCCCCTGCCCGAGTTCGCCGAGCTGCGCCGTACCGAACCGGTCCGCTGGATCCCGCAGCCGCACGGGATCGCGGGCTTCGCCGACACCGGCTACTGGGCCGTGACCCGGCACGCGGACGTCAGACACGTCTCCACGCACCCGGAACTCTTCTCCTCCACCCTCAACACCGCGATCATCCGCTTCAACGAGCACATCGAGCGCGACGCGATCGACGCACAGCGCCTCATCCTGCTCAACATGGATCCTCCGGAACATACGCGCGTACGGCAGATCGTGCAGCGAGGCTTCACGCCACGTTCCATCCGCGCCCTGGAGGAACGGCTCCGGGAGCGCGCGCAGGCGATCGTCGCGGGTGCCCGCGCCCGCTCCGGGCCCTTCGACTTCGTCACCGAGGTCGCCTGTGAGCTGCCGCTGCAGGCCATCGCCGAGCTGATCGGGGTCCCTCAGGAGGACCGGTCCAAGATCTTCGACTGGTCCAACAAGATGATCGCCTACGACGACCCCGAGTACGCCATCACCGAGGAGGTCGGCGCGGAGTCGGCCACCGAGATCATCGCCTACGCGATGAACATGGCCGCCGAGCGGAAGAAGTGCCCGGCCCACGACATCGTCACGACCCTCGTCGCGGCGGAGGACGAAGGCAACCTCAACTCCGACGAGTTCGGCTTCTTCGTGCTGATGCTGGCCGTGGCCGGGAACGAGACGACCCGGAACGCCATCACCCACGGGATGCACGCCTTCCTCACCCACCCCGAGCAGTGGGAGCTGTTCAAGCGGGAGCGGCCGGCCACCACGGCCGAGGAGATCGTGCGCTGGGCGACCCCGGTCAACGCCTTCCAGCGGACCGCCACCCAGGACACCGAACTGTCCGGGGTCCCGATCAAGAAGGGCGCTCGGGTCGGGCTGTTCTACGCCTCCGCCAACCACGACCCCGAGGTCTTCACCGACCCCGACGCCTTCGACATCACCCGCGACCCCAATCCCCACCTGGGCTTCGGCGGTGGCGGCCCGCACTTCTGCCTCGGCAAGTCCCTGGCGGTCCTGGAGATCGACCTGATCTTCGGCGCGATCGCCGACGCCATGCCCGGCCTGCGGCTGGCCGACGCCCCGCGCCGGCTGCGCTCGGCCTGGATCAACGGCGTCAAGGAACTCCAGGTCACCACCGGCTGA
- a CDS encoding YoaK family protein — MSAREEAAADETYDSEARGLRLVLVLLLLTVVSGLIDAVGFLGLGRVFTANMTGNVVVLGFAAAGAPGFSVPHTATSLACFLLGALAGGRLAARVGAGSRRRWTRLTLTAEAILVGVSAVVAFAWPDTSGTRYALIALTAFAMGLRNATVRKLGIADLTTTTVLTMTLTGLAAESPLGDATGRRAPRRTAAVIAMVVGAFLGALLVLRHELGIPLLIAAVASGALAVVTSGRE, encoded by the coding sequence GTGAGCGCAAGGGAAGAGGCAGCGGCGGACGAGACGTACGACTCCGAGGCGCGCGGGCTGCGGCTGGTGCTCGTGCTGCTGCTCCTGACCGTGGTGAGCGGCCTGATCGACGCCGTCGGCTTTCTGGGCCTCGGCCGGGTCTTCACGGCCAACATGACCGGCAACGTCGTCGTCCTCGGCTTCGCGGCGGCCGGCGCGCCCGGCTTCTCCGTCCCGCACACGGCCACCTCACTGGCCTGCTTCCTGCTCGGCGCGCTGGCGGGCGGCCGGCTGGCGGCCCGTGTCGGAGCAGGCTCCCGGCGCCGGTGGACCCGGCTGACGCTGACCGCCGAGGCGATCCTCGTCGGCGTCTCGGCGGTGGTGGCCTTCGCCTGGCCGGACACCTCCGGCACCCGCTACGCCCTGATCGCCCTGACCGCCTTCGCGATGGGCCTGCGCAACGCGACCGTCCGCAAGCTGGGCATCGCCGATCTCACCACCACGACCGTCCTGACCATGACCCTCACCGGCCTGGCCGCCGAGTCCCCCCTCGGCGACGCCACCGGCCGCCGCGCACCGCGCCGCACGGCCGCGGTGATCGCGATGGTCGTCGGCGCCTTCCTGGGCGCGCTGCTGGTCCTCCGGCACGAGCTGGGCATCCCGCTGTTGATCGCGGCGGTGGCGTCGGGCGCGCTGGCGGTGGTCACGTCCGGCAGGGAATGA
- a CDS encoding transglycosylase SLT domain-containing protein translates to MSVSFIRRIASPKKALTAAAVAAATAGLALSAAPAQAAPASASSAQAIAKKMIPDAAQFNAFNKIVSHESGWNPSATNSSSGAYGLVQALPGSKMASAGSDWKTNPATQIKWGLDYMNSRYGSPVKAWSFWQANGWY, encoded by the coding sequence GTGTCCGTCTCCTTCATCCGCCGCATCGCTTCCCCGAAGAAGGCCCTCACCGCCGCCGCCGTGGCCGCCGCCACCGCCGGTCTGGCGCTCTCCGCGGCGCCCGCCCAGGCCGCCCCGGCCTCGGCCTCCTCCGCTCAGGCGATCGCGAAGAAGATGATCCCGGACGCCGCGCAGTTCAACGCGTTCAACAAGATCGTCTCGCATGAGAGCGGCTGGAACCCGTCCGCCACCAACAGCTCCTCCGGCGCCTACGGCCTGGTCCAGGCGCTGCCGGGCTCGAAGATGGCGTCCGCCGGCTCCGACTGGAAGACCAACCCGGCCACCCAGATCAAGTGGGGCCTGGACTACATGAACTCCCGCTACGGCAGCCCGGTCAAGGCCTGGAGCTTCTGGCAGGCGAACGGCTGGTACTGA